GTACTCCCTCCACCACTCTAATAAGGATTCTAAAGATCTAAACATATAATAACATAGATCGATATTAATTGTTGTTAATTTGTCATCTGATGAAGGTGCTGATGCTCCTCTAGCTCAATCTTTCTTCACATACCTCTCTCTTACACTCGTCTACGGATCTATCCTCCTTTATCGGCGGCAGAAGCtacgagtatatatatatatgtgcactTCTTTTCCAACGGATTGTCCTTTCCCGTATCTAATTAAGCACGGGTTCAATTGCAGGTTCCTTGGTATTGGTACACTGGCCTGGCGATTGTTGACGTACAGGGAAACTTCCTTGGTAAATATGTTCACCTGTAATTTTCTCGATCGTACATCTTATTAGCTGTCAGAAAATCATAACATTTCTGATTGGTTGTTAGTTTCTCGCTTAATTACCACGGTTTTCTTCTTCCAAGCAATTCATTTATTAGTGAAAGCTTGTTTTGGGTTGCAGAAATCAATGAACCTTCTTCCTATGCACGATAAAAGCAATTTGAGATCGCATCGTGTCTctttttccatatatatatatatatattttttttctgccTTATctagtaataaaataattaattaatactcaCGACGTGATTATGCGTGCAGTTGTTAAGGCGTACCAGTATTCATCAATCACCAGCGTGGCGTTGCTAGATTGTTGGACTATACCGTGGGTCATAATCCTGACCTGGATAGCAATGGGGACGAGGTATTCCCTGGGGCAGTTTTTGGGTGCTGGCACTTGCGTGGCGGGCCTTGTTTTANctctctctctctgtctgctctctgTGGGTCCCGCCGAAGGCCCCCGCCAAACGCGGGGAGGCCCCCCTGGTGCTCGGCGGGCGCACAtggtagctctctctctctctctccttctactctgctctctctctctccctctgttctctctctctccccctctctctgtacgctctctctctctctcctccctctgttctctctctccctctctctctcgcgcgagGCACCCGCAAAACGCGGGGAGCCCGCTGCAGGGCGGGGGTTCGCTGCGGAGGCGACGCGTGGCGGGTTGAGGGTTCGCCTTTTATTAGTTACTGTTCGTACTCTTTCTTGGACAACTGATTTCTCTATTCCTTGCAGCATCTAGTTTCACCTCTTCTTTGATAGCAAATCTTGGTAATTACCAATTACCACCACTTCATTCTTATCCTTTATTAAAGTACTCCCTCCACCACTCTAATAAGGAATCTAAAGATCTAAACATATAATAACATAGATATTAATTGTTCGTCATCTGATGAAGGTGCTGACGCTCCTCTAGCTCAATCTTTCTTCACATACCTCTCTCTCACACTCGTCTACGGATCTATCCTCCTTTATCGGCGGCAGAAGCtacgagtatatatatatatatatatatatatatatatatatgtgcactTCTTTTCCAACGGATTGTCTTTTCCCGTATCTAAGCACGGGTTCAATTGCATGCAGGTTCCTTGGTATTGGTACACTGGCCTGGCGATTGTTGACGTACAGGGAAACTTCCTTGGTAAATATGTTCACCTGTAATTTTCTCGATCGTACATCTTATTAGCTGTCATAAAATCATAACATTTCTGATCGGTTGTTAGTTTCTCGCTTAATTACCACGGTTTTCTTCTTCTAAGCAATTCATTTATTAGTGAAAGCTTGTTTTGGGTTGCAGAAATCAATGAACCTTCTTCCTATGCACGATAAAAGCAATTTGAGAACGCATCGTGTCTCTttttccatatatttttttctgcCTTATctagtaataaaataattaattaatactcaCGACGTGATTATGCGTGCAGTTGTTAAGGCGTACCAGTATTCATCAATCACCAGCGTGGCGTTGCTAGATTGTTGGACTATACCGTGGGTCATAATCCTGACCTGGATAGCAATGGGGACGAGGTATTCCCTGGGGCAGTTTCTGGGTGCTGGCACTTGCGTGGCGGGCCTTGCTTTAGTGCTCTTCTCAGATGCAGGGGCCTCTGGAGAAGGTAATCCTTCGACCTACATCAGAATTCTAAGTCTTACGAACAAGTTTCCACCGGTGATTAGAAGACTTGAGAGGGCTAATTAAGAATAGCTTTAGGATAGTAGATGGATAAGATTATTATCCACTTTATTTAGAAATAGGACGTTGGATTTgcgcttttcttttcttttcttttcttttcattttccccATGCGTCTAGTGTAGATGGTTACATCAAACATATATCATGATATTTACCGAAAGCAAACACGATTGTTCTTTGAGCAAATTTGTAAACCTTTCCTTTTTGAGGCATCATTAATAACTTGATAAAGAGCCTATTTAGCATGGCCATAGCCATAGGTACTGATTAAGTAGTTTTGTATCAGAAAACACTAACAAGTTTTGTCACCACGACTTTCCAAAACCATTCTTTCTCATGACGAATATTTTCTAATTAACAACTGTCCGCTACAGCAaaagcaaaaattttatggggcATAAAAATTCAAGTTAGCTTCTTATCTCAACAAAAAGCTCTAGGCATATATTGCTTCTCAAAGTAGCGAAGTCATCCCGGAATCTTGACCGAATAAGAAGAAGTTACAATGGCAGAATGCAcgcagaaattttttattttttttaaaagaaaagtgaCAAATTGAGATGTCCATGCAGGTGGAAAGAAACCTCTGCTCGGTGATACACTCGTTATTGCAGGGACGTTATGTTATGCATTCAGCAATGTTGGAGAGGTAAATAGAACCCCTGAAATATGCTACAATTTGTTCGATTTCCATGGGAACTAATATTTAGCATTTGATGTATTATCCATTTCAATGTTAAAACCCTTCTTTTACTGATTATGCAGGAATTCTGCGTAAAAAAGAAAG
This DNA window, taken from Ananas comosus cultivar F153 linkage group 5, ASM154086v1, whole genome shotgun sequence, encodes the following:
- the LOC109710685 gene encoding solute carrier family 35 member F2-like; translated protein: MKEIWRLLFVLFLGQLISLFLAASIFTSSLIANLGADAPLAQSFFTYLSLTLVYGSILLYRRQKLRVPWYWYTGLAIVDVQGNFLVVKAYQYSSITSVALLDCWTIPWVIILTWIAMGTRYSLGQFLGAGTCVAGLLLFVLFLGQLISLFLAASSFTSSLIANLGADAPLAQSFFTYLSLTLVYGSILLYRRQKLRVPWYWYTGLAIVDVQGNFLVVKAYQYSSITSVALLDCWTIPWVIILTWIAMGTRYSLGQFLGAGTCVAGLALVLFSDAGASGEGGKKPLLGDTLVIAGTLCYAFSNVGEEFCVKKKDRVEVIAMLGVFGLLVCATEIAIFERKNLQEVKWSPTMISLFAGFAAASFLFYSVFPFLLKMSGATLFNLSLLTSDMWAVLIRIFFYRQQVDWLYFLAFGVVAIGLIIYSVNEAGIEGAKDDEGEEAAVQYEQLTEENSTTPLL